The stretch of DNA CACAGATTAACAGTGGTTGGGAGGACCCCACCCCGCCCtactccaggtgttctggtttcctccctccgCCCAAAGATGTTCTGGTTGGTAGTGTAATGTCTATGGGCAACTACAAGTATATTAaatgtcattgtaaactgtcctatgattaggctaggtggATTGTTGTGTGACACAGCTTGTTAGGCCCAGAAGGATCTgtttgcactgtatctctaaataaataaaatattcaaTAGGCCATGGGGTTCATTACTCTGGCACCACCACTGTCCTGACTGTGCCAAGCTGTCAAAGTTGGTGTTGAGTCTTCATTCAGTGTTTAACCAGGCTGACAGTTTGTTTtctgctccagaagaccaggaggaGGGACCACAGTTGGAGGGAGCGAACCTGCATCAGATGGTCTTCAACCTGACAGCCATTCCGGTTGGCGAGCAGATCATCTCAGCCGAGCTGCGTCTTTACAGCGAGTATGACAGCTGGGCAGACGCCAGGCACCGGAGGGTCGGTGGATACCACCTCTGGCAGGTTCTGCCTGGGCAAGCGGCTCACCGACTACTGGAGAGGCGGCAGTCCCCTGCCAACCAGTCCCAGTGGGAGGTCTTTGAGGTGGGCCAGGTGGTGGAGGAGTCCAGGAGGATGGGCGAGGGGCTTGTGGGCTTCCTGGTGAAGGTGGGAGAAGCTGGAGGTGACACTGGGCCGCTGAGGGTCAGCAGGTCGCTAAGGGGTATGGAGGGGAGCTGGCCTCTGCGAAGACCACTCCTGGTTACCTACGGTCTGGATGGGAAGGGATTCCCTCTGCACTCCAGGCCGGAGCAGTCCAGACGCAAAAGGAATTCCAGGAGAGGTCGGGGCCGGAGCCAATGCCGGCGGAAGCCACtgtatgtggatttcaggagaGTGGGCTGGACTGAGTGGATCATTGCTCCCCGGGGCTACAACGCCTTCTACTGCCAAGGAGACTGCCGCTTCCCACTGGCTGACCACATGAACTCC from Hemitrygon akajei chromosome 12, sHemAka1.3, whole genome shotgun sequence encodes:
- the LOC140736620 gene encoding bone morphogenetic protein 2-like; this translates as MLPASLLLIAVLFAWVLVDGLNTAGGRKLAETVARPDALHPLPDLEAAHALRRTLLSRFGLERLPELSGQAVVPQHMWDLYHFHTGNYAAVKDSSFNALEHRTSGTNTFRCFHHLEDQEEGPQLEGANLHQMVFNLTAIPVGEQIISAELRLYSEYDSWADARHRRVGGYHLWQVLPGQAAHRLLERRQSPANQSQWEVFEVGQVVEESRRMGEGLVGFLVKVGEAGGDTGPLRVSRSLRGMEGSWPLRRPLLVTYGLDGKGFPLHSRPEQSRRKRNSRRGRGRSQCRRKPLYVDFRRVGWTEWIIAPRGYNAFYCQGDCRFPLADHMNSSSHAIVQTLVHAVNGKVPRACCIPTELSPIAILYLDEEERVVLRNYQEMVVEGCGCR